A portion of the Lolium rigidum isolate FL_2022 chromosome 1, APGP_CSIRO_Lrig_0.1, whole genome shotgun sequence genome contains these proteins:
- the LOC124668594 gene encoding uncharacterized protein LOC124668594, with translation MAMERFLTALVFCEAPLDGYGTSVTATRTITKLVSGGSAAKPATAKKAGAEKEQGFFSGKPTAPQRRAGFELAFDGINCFDTVVMH, from the coding sequence ATGGCCATGGAGAGGTTCTTGACGGCACTTGTCTTCTGCGAGGCGCCCCTGGACGGCTACGGCACATCGGTGACGGCCACACGCACGATCACCAAGCTTGTCTCCGGCGGCAGCGCGGCTAAACCGGCGACGGCTAAGAAGGCGGGCGCTGAGAAGGAGCAGGGATTTTTCTCCGGCAAGCCGACGGCGCCGCAGCGGCGTGCTGGGTTTGAGCTGGCGTTCGACGGCATCAACTGCTTCGACACCGTCGTCATGCACTGA